In Bradyrhizobium paxllaeri, the genomic stretch TACAAGGGCAATGCCCCCATCATGAACGATCTGATCGCCAAGCAGATCGACCTCTCCTGCGACCAGACCACCAACACCACGGGCCCGATCGCCTCGAAGCTGATCAAGGCCTACGCCATCACCACAAAGACCCGGCTCGCGTCGATGCCCGATCTTCTCGCTGCCGATGAGTCCGGCCTGAAAGGCTTTGAGCTCGGCGCCTGGCACGGCATCTATGCGCCGAAGGGCACGCCCGACGACATCGTTCAGAAACTCGCCAAGACGCTGCAGGATGCGCTGCGCGATCCCGATCTCGTAAAGCGGTTCAACGACATCAACACCGAGCCTGTGCCGCAGAACGAAGCGACGCCCGAGGCCTTGAAGGCAAAACTGATCAGCGAGGTCGATCGGTGGGCACCGATCATCAAGGCGGCGGGACAATTCGCGGATTGAGTAAACCGTTGATTGGAGTGCGCGCGGCCTTAAAACTTGTGGCGGTGATAATCGGGCAACCACACTGCCAAATGCATTCGCCAAAAAAACTTTTCGGTAGGTTCACTTCCGGACAGACGCGCGGTTTTGGCTGCCAATATCATCGAGCCTCACCATTTTCATTCCGACCGAGGGCAGGCTGATGAAGAATTCGTCAGACGAGGCGATGACGCCCCTCAAGCAACATGCCGTCGACGCACTGCGGCGCGCCCGAAAACTACCTGTGGGCCCGCATCGCAATGACCTGAGGCAACTTGCCATGGGGCTGCGCCGCCTCGACCGGGAGGGGATCGGGAGAAATTTCCATCATCGGGAAGCCGGTCTGCAAGGGATTGCCGAGACGCGGTATCCGGGCTGAAGTCGCGCTTCTAAAAAATTCAGCGTTCGCCACCGAACAGCGCGCGTGCATTGCCGTGCGCGATCTGCACCGGCGTTGCGGCTGCGTAGCGCGAACTCATGCGCATGAGGAGAGCCCGCGCCTCACGGCACCAGAGTGGCGGAGGCGCGGCTGTGCGTAAGGCCTGCTACGTCCCAGGCGTTCTGACGACCAGTTTTATGTTCAAGAGGTTGACGCCCTTGAACGGGTTCGGCGCGCTTTCGATGGTGCCCGTGCCCGTAGCGTTCGCATAGGCGCCCGTGCCCGAGAGGATCGTATATTCGCCGTTTGACCGGCCGTCTTTGACCGAGCCGGCGTAACGCGCCGTGATCGAGCCCTCCTCGAACGTGTAGGTGCTGTAGCCGAAGAAGGAGCCGGTGCCTTTGAGCGTGTCTGAGGAATTGACGAACTCTTTCACCCCCATACGGCCATCCTTGAAGACGGCGACACCGAACAGTTTGCCGGACGCGACCGTCTGTCCCTCGATGTTTGCAACCTCTGTTATTTTGAAGTCGATCGGCTTGGTGACGAGTTTGAATTCGAGTACCTGCTCTCCGGCTGAAGCGGGCGACGCCGCAATGGCCAGAGCCACGCCGGAAAGGAAAACGGCGAGTGACTTGCGCATGTGCTCCTCCTGCGTTTGCTGATCTGGAATGCTTGCCGTGCCTCGCCAGCGGCTGACGTTTCCGGGATTGCCCAGCATGCAGGCTCGGACACAACTATAGGTCTTAGCGAGGGAAGAAAGGTTCAGCGCTCGGTCCCGTGCTCAGAAACCGTAACATGATGCCGTCAATCGCCCAGGAAGCCTCCCCTGAACGTCTCACGCTCCGCCATTTTCCGCGATGCCGCTCACCGCTCCCCACCGAACAGTGCGCGTGCATTGCCGTGCGCAATCTGCGCTGCGACCTTCGGCGGCAACTGCGCGAGCCACGCGCGATAGCCCGCCATGATCTGGCCGTAGCTGTCCCAACGCTCGTTGATCCAGGTGTCGGAGCCGAGCAGGAAGCGGTCCGGGAAACGCTCGAACAGCGCGCGCCACTCAGCCGTCAGCTTACTGCCGCCGTCGGTGATGCCGCCGCGGTAGGATAGTTCACCCCACAGCTTCGGATATTTCGTCAGCATCTCGGCGACGCGATCGGTCGAGAGACCAAAGCCGGTGTGAGCCCAGATGATGCGGGCACGCGGGTTGTGGCGCATCAGGATTTCGACGGCGACGTCGTCGGCATGGGCGTGCAGATAGAGGTCGTGCTCGACCGCGAAATCGACGGTCTTCCTCACCCACTCGGTATCGGCGGCCTTGCCCGAGATGTGGAATTCGCCGATGCCGCGGTAATAGCCGCGTTTGAATTCGTCCTGCACGAGGTCGAAGATGAAGGGATCGCCGAACCAGGTCTGGATATCGGCGCGCACCCGATACGGCCGGATGAAGGGGACGATCTGCAGGCCCTGCGGCTTCGCGTCCATCAGGGCATGCGTGCCGGTGTTGGGGCGGCTGGTGGCGAGGATGCCGGTAACGCGGTGCTTTCTGAACAGCGCCAGCACCTCGTCGATGCCAAAATGGGGCTTTGGCTCCCAATTGTAGTGCAGGTGCGCGTCGAAGATCTCGATTGGTTCGTCCGCCCGCGCCTGCCCTGCCATACCCGCCGTCCATGCGAGCACCAGGATGGCAGCGCATCGCAATGCGGATCGAGCCAGTTGCCCGATGGCGCTCATTCGGCGGCGACCACGTGCGGCCGCTCCTCGCCCGGTTCTTCCAGTTGCGGTTCGAGCTTGCGCCGCAGGCGGCGGTCGACGCGGTCGAGATAGATGTAGATCACGGGCGTGATGTACAGCGTCAGCAGTTGCGACAGGCAGAGGCCGCCGACCACCGCGATGCCGAGCGGCTGGCGCAGCTCGGCGCCGGCGCCCGCACCGAGCGCAATCGGCAGCGTACCGAAGATCGCGGCAAACGTCGTCATCATGATCGGGCGGAAGCGCAGCAGCGCCGCCTCGCGGATCGCGTGCTCGGCGCTCAGGCCGACGCGGCGGCGCTCCAGCGCAAAGTCCACCATCATGATCGCGTTCTTCTTGACGATGCCGACCAGCATCACGATGCCGATCATGGCGATGACCGACATCTCCATCCCGAACAGCATCAACGTCAGGATCGCGCCGATGCCGGCCGACGGCAGGCCCGAGATGATCGTGATCGGGTGGATGAAGCTCTCGTAGAGAATGCCGAGGATGACGAAGGCGGCGAACACCGCGGCGAGGATCAGGACGCCCTGCCCGCGCAGCGAATCCTGGAACACCTGCGCGGTGCCGGAGAATCCGGTCGCAATCGTCGCCGGCAGGTTCGAGGCCTGCTCGAGCTCGGTGATCTTGTCGACCGCATAGCCCAGCGAATAGCCGGGCGCGAGGTTGAAGGAGATCGTCACCGCCGGCTGCTGGGCCTGATGGTTGATCTGCAACGGACCGACGCTCGGAACCAGTTTCGCCACCGCCGACAACGGAATGGTCTGGCCGTTCTGCGTCTTCATGTAGAGCTTGGAGAGATCCGACGGGTCGACTTTGAACTGCGGCTGCACTTCCAGAATGATCTGGTAGTCGTTCGACGGCATGTAGATGGTGCCGACCTGGCGCGAGCCGTAGGCGTTGTAGAGCTGGTTGCGCACCTGATCGACGGTGACGCCGTAGACGGCCGCCTTCTCGCGGTCGATATCGACCGTCATTTGCGGGTTCTTAATGTAGAGGTCGGTGGTGACGTCGAACAGGCCCGGCAGCTTCTCGATCTTGTCGCGCATCTCGGGCGCCAGGCGGTACAGCGAGTCGGTGTCGCCGCTCTGCATCACGTATTGATACTGACTCTTGGAAATCCGGCCGCCGATGTTGAGGTTCTGGATCGGCTGGAAGAAGGCCTGGATGCCGGGAATCTTCCGCGCGTTGGCGCGCAGCCGGGCGATGATCGCGTTGAGGTGATCGCGCTCCTTCTTCGGCTTCAGCGCCACGAACAGGCGGCCGTAATTCGCCGTCGTGTTCGGCCCGCCGGCGCCCACGGTGGAGTTGATGTACTCGATCGCGGGATCGGATTTCAGCACCTCGACCAGCGCCTGCTGACGCTCCGTCATTGCCGCGAAAGAGGTGTCGGTAGCGGCTTCGGTGACGCCGATCAGGAAGCCGGTATCCTCCTGCGGAAAGAAACCCTTCGGCACGATCATGTAGAGATAGACGGTGCCGAACAGCGTGGCGAAGGTCACCATCAGCATCAGGAATTTCCGGGCCAGCACCCAATCGAGGGTCCATTCATAGGCGCGCAGCCAGGAATCGAACATCGCCTCGAAGGCACGAAGCACGATGTTCGGGCGCTTGGTCGCGTCGTGGGCTCGCAGCACACGCGCGCACAGCATCGGCGTCAGCGTCAGCGAGACGAAGCCGGACACGATGATCGCGACCGACACCGTGACGGCGAATTCGCGGAACACGCGGCCGACGATGCCGCCCATCAAGAGCACCGGGATGAACACGGCGATCAGCGAGAAGGTGATCGAGATGATGGTGAATCCGATCTCGCGCGCGCCCTTCAGCGCGGCCTCGAACGGCCGCATGCCGTGCTCGATGTGGCGGACGATGTTCTCCAGCATGACGATGGCGTCGTCGACCACGAAGCCGACCGAGAGCGTCAGCGCCAAGAGCGTCATGTTGTTGATGGAATAATCGAGCGCGTACATCACGGCGCAGGTGCCGATCAGGGAGATCGGAACCGCCAGCGCCGGGATGAAGGTTGCGGACGCCGAGCGCAGGAACAGGAAGATCACGAGGATGACGAGTCCAACCGCGATCAGCAGCGTTTCCTCGACGTCGGCCACCGCCTGGCGAATGGATACCGAGCGGTCCATCAGGACGTTGATCGACACCGATGGCGGGATCTGCGCCCGCAGCGTCGGCAGTTTCGCCAGGATCGAATCGACCACCGCCACCGTGTTGGCGTCGGGCTGCTTCTGGATACCGAGCACGATGGAGCGATCGCCGTTCAGCCAGCTGGCGATCTTGTCGTTCTCGACGCTGTCGTAGATCCGCGCCACCTCGTCGAGCTTGACCGGGGAGCCATTGCGCCAGGCCACCACGATCTGGCGATAGTCCATCGCCTTGTCCATCTGGCCCGAGGCCTGCAGCGCCACGTCCTGCTTCGGCCCGTTCAACGTTCCCACCGGGGTCGACGAGTTGGCGGCCGACACCGCATTACGGATGTCGTCCAGCGACAGCCCGCGCGCCGCGGCGGCTTCCGGATCGGCCTGGACGCGAATGGCGAACCTCTGCGCGCCGTAGACGCTGACCTGGGCGACACCAGGAATTTGTGAAATGGTCTGGCCGAGGGTGATCTCGGCATATTCGTTGACGGTAGACAGCGGCAGCGTGGACGAGCCGAGCACTACGAACAGCACCGGAAACTCGGCCGGGTTCACCTTGCGGAAGCTCGGCGGAATTTTCATCTCGATCGGCAGGCGCCGTTGCGCGATCGTCAGCGCGGTCTGCACGTCGAGCGCTGCCGCGTCGATGTTGCGGTTGAGGTCGAACTGGATGGTGATGACGCTGGTGCCCTGCGAGGAGTTCGAGGACATCGAGGAGATGCCGGCAATCGTCGAGAGCTGGCGCTCAATGACGCCGGCAACCGACGCTGCCATGGTATCCGCGCTCGCACCCGGCAATGTCGCGGTCACCGCAATCGTCGGGAAATCCACCCGCGGCAGCGCCGAGACCGGCAGCAGGCGGAAACCGAAGATGCCGAACGCGATGATCGACGCCGTGATCAGCGTCGTCATGACCGGCCGGCGGATGCAGAGTTCGGAGAGGGTCATCGGTCAGGCCCCGGCCTTCTTGGCCCGCGGCTCGACCCGCGTTCCGTCCGACAGCAGCAATTGCCCATCGACCACCACGTCCTCGCCGCCCTCGAGCCCTTCCGAGATCACCGACATGCCCTGCGCGGTGCGGTCGACCTTGACCGGCTGCACCTTGGCCGCGCCGTCCATGACCACGAACACGAAATTGCCGCTCTGACTGCGCTGCACGGCGACCGTCGGCACCACGACCGAATCTTCGGATCGGATGATTAGTTTGGTCGCAACCAGCGTGCCCGGCCACAACGCCTCGTTCTCGTTGGCCATGACGCCGCGCACGGTGACCATGCCGGTGGTCTGATCGACCGTGTTCTCGACCATCGCGACCTTGCCGCTCTCGGAATGCTGACGGCCCGGGATGGTGGCGGTGACGCCGGAGCCGCCCTTGGCCATCGCATCGCGCAAATCGACCAGCACGCGCTGCGGAACCGAGAAGGTCACGTAGACCGGCGCCATCTGGTTGATGACCGCCAGCGGGGTGGTGTCGGCCGGACGGACGAAATTGCCGACCTTCACATTGGCGACGCCGATGCGCCCCGAGAACGGCGCGCGGATCGTTGTGTAGCTCTTCTGGACCTTCAGATTGTCGAGCGCCGCCTGGTCGGCCTTGATGGTGCCGGTCAGGATGTCGGACTGGGTCCTGGCATTGTCGACATTGACCTGCGTGGTGGCCCCCTTGCCGACGAGGTCGTTGAAGCGGCGGAGGTCGCGCTGCGCGCCCTCGAGCTGCGCCTGGTCCTTGGCGAGCACGCCCTCGGCCTGTTCGATCTGCGCGTCGATCTGGCGGCTGTCCAACGTGAATAGCAGATCGCCCTCGTTAACCTTGGCGCCGTCCTCGAAATGAACCGCGAGGATGGTGGTCTCCAGCCGCGACTTCAGCGCCACGCTGGAGATCGGCGTCACCATCCCGATGGCGTCGACATCGACCGGCATCGATTTGCGCTCGGCCTTGGCGAGCTCGACGGAGACCATGCGCGGACGCTGCGGGCCCTGGGCGTTGCTGCTGCCGCCCATCCACGAGGAGCGCGTGATAAAGCCGGCTGCCGTGGCAATGGCGATAGCGCCGACAAGAAGGATTACGGAACGCTTTTTCATATTTTTTTCACGCCCGCCCGTCCTCAAAAGAAAGGACGGGAAGGTCTTCTCCTAGCCCCTTGACGGCGATCTTCGCGCCTTATTTCTAAACGGTTATCACAGCCTCGCTGCACATGGTATGCCACTGCCGGAACAATGTGTAGTTACAATCCCGAGCCATTTTATGCGCGTTGCAACCTGGAACGTTAATTCGATCCGCCAGCGGCTCGAGCACCTTCTGACCTGGCTCAGGGAATGCTCGCCCGACATCGTCTGCCTTCAGGAAATCAAATGCGTGGACGATGCGTTCCCGCGGCTTGAGATCGAGGCGCTCGGCTACAACGTCGTCACCCACGGCCAGAAGACCTTCAACGGTGTCGCGCTACTGTCGAAACTGCCGTTCGACGAGACCAAATCCGGCCTGGCCGGCGATGACGACGACGCCCACGCCAGATTTCTCGAAGGCGTGGTGACGCTCAAGACGGGGGTCATGCGGATCGCCTGCCTTTATCTGCCCAACGGCAACCCGCCGGACACCGATAAATATCCCTATAAACTCAAATGGATGTCGCGGCTTCTTGAGTATTCGAAGGAGCGGCTTAAGGCGGAAGAACCGCTGGTGCTCGCAGGCGACTTTAACGTCATTCCCGCGGCAGCCGACGTCTATAATCCCGCCGCTTGGGGCAACGACGCGCTGTTCCGCCCGCAAACCCGCGAGGCCTTCCAGTCCCTGCTCGGCCTTGGTCTCACGGATGCGCTGCGCGCGGTGACCGACGAGCCCGGCCTCTACACTTTCTGGGACTATCAGGCGGGCGCATGGCAGAAGAACTGGGGCCTGCGAATCGATCACCTCCTGCTGTCGCCGCAGGCAAGCGACCGGCTGACCAATGTCGGGATCGACAGCTATGTGCGCGCCTGGGAGAAGCCGTCCGACCACGTGCCGGTGTGGGCGGATTTCGATCTGGAGACGGCTTGAGTGGGTCAGGCGCAGCGAAGCTGGAGATTCGGGATGCCGCGCCCGAAGATGCCGCTGCCGCCTGCCACGTCCTCAGGGAATCGATTTCGCAATTATGCGTTGCCGACCACGGCAATGATCCGGTGATCCTGAATGCGTGGCTGGCCAACAAGACGCCGGAAATCGTGGCGGGATGGACAAGGCAGAAGGGAAACTCGCTCCTTCTTGCGGTCGAGGGCGATGCCGTCCTAGCTGTCGGGGCCGTAACCGACGGCGGCGAGATCAGGCTGAACTATGTCGCACCCAATGCGCGGTTTCGCGGCGTCAGCCGTGCGTTGCTGAGGGCACTCGAAGCCAGAGCCGCCGGGCGAGGCAATCGCCGCTGCATGCTGACCAGCACCGAGACCGCGCATCGCTTCTATCAGTCGGCGGGGTACATCGACGACGGCGCCCCGACCGGAAAGTTCGGCACGGCTGGCGGCTATCCGATGTCGAAGGAGATTGTTGCGGAATCGTAGGGTGGGCAAAGGCGCCCTCGCGCCGTGCCCACCATCTCTCGGAAATCGTTGGTGTGAACGGTGGGCACGCTGCGCTTTGCCCACCCTACGGCAGTGTTCGAGCCGTCAGTCCCGCTTGCCCTGCACCCAGTGCTCGAGCATCTGCAGCGCGGTGGCGCGGTCGTCGTCGGAGGCCTTGGCGAAAGCGCGGTTGTAGCTTTCGCGGATCCAGGTCTCTTCGGGCGCGGCGTTGTCGCGCGCCAGTGTCAGCCACATCAGGCCGCGGGCGGCCTGTCGCGGCAGCCGGTCGCCGTTGAACAGCATCTGGCCGAGCATGGCCTGCGCCTGATGCTGGCCCTTCTGGGCAGCAAGGCCGAGCCAGCGCGCGCCGTAGCGGAAGTCGTCCCGCGAGGCGTCCGGCGTCTTCAGATAGAGACGCGCCAGATCGTATTGCGCGTCGGCGTTGCCGAAATAGGACGCAGCATAGGAGAACATCTCCCGGGCGCGATCGGTGTCCGGCTTGATCTTCGAGTTCGGGATGCCGTTGAGGTAGTAGCGCCCCAGCGCCACGAAGGCGTTGGCGACGATCGTCGCCTGCGGCGCCGACGGGCTGTCCTCGGCATGCGCGTTGGCGATGCGGCTGAAATATTCGAAGGCGCGCAGGTCATCCTGCACGACGCCATTGCCATCGGCATACATCCGGCCGAGCTTCCACTGCGCCACGGGATGGCCGCCCTCGGCAGCGTACTGCAGCGAGTTGAGGGAGGGCGCGGCGACCGCTGTCGCCGTCGGCGCGGAGGCAGGGGCCTTCTTCAGAGCCTGGGCCGTGACAGCCTGCGCGGCAGCCGGCTGGTTCATCATGGGCAGCGTGGCGTCCGGCTTCACCGGCGCGCCATCAAATGCGAATCCGGGAGCGGCCACCGGCGTGGCCCCCAGCATCAACGCAAGAATGATACGCCTAGATGTCCGCATAACACTGTTTCTCGTGCGCACCACCCGGATGGGTCACAGCCCCGTCCACCGCCGGCCCAACTTGTTGGGCATATTTCCACAGCGCACCCGACGTGTGGTTAGTCTGTCGAGGCACCCATTTGGTTTTACGTTCGGCGAGTTCGGCGTCGGTCAATTTTACGTTAAGGGTCCCGACCTCGGCGTCGATCTCGATAATGTCACCATTCTGCAACAGGGCGATCGGACCGCCCACGGCAGCTTCCGGTCCGACATGGCCGATGCAGAAGCCGCGGGTGGCGCCGGAGAACCGGCCATCGGTGATCAGGGCGACCTTGCCACCCATCCCCTGCCCGGTCAGCGCCGCCGTGGTCGAGAGCATCTCCCGCATGCCGGGACCGCCGCGCGGCCCCTCGTACCGGATCACGATGACTTCGCCTTCCTTGTAGGTTCGCTTCTGGACGGAATCGAAGGCGTCCTCTTCCCGATCAAAGCAGCGGGCAGGACCGGTAAATTTCAACTTCGACATTCCCGCGACCTTCACGATCGCACCCTCCGGAGCGAGATTTCCCTTCAGCCCAACAACGCCTCCCGTAACAGTGATCGGGTTGTCGGCGGGCCGCACCACATCCTGGTGCGGATTCCATTTCACGCTCTTGAGGTTTTCGGCGATCGTACGGCCCGTGACGGTTAGGCAATCTCCGTGCAGGTGGCCATTGTCGAGCAGCGTCTTCATCAGAAGCGGTATGCCGCCAACCTCGAACATGTCTTTGGCAACATAACGGCCCCCTGGCTTCAAATCCGCGACATAAGGAGTCTTTTTGAAGATTTCGGCGACGTCAAATAAGTCAAACTTGATGCCGCATTCATGCGCG encodes the following:
- a CDS encoding amidohydrolase family protein, whose translation is MAGQARADEPIEIFDAHLHYNWEPKPHFGIDEVLALFRKHRVTGILATSRPNTGTHALMDAKPQGLQIVPFIRPYRVRADIQTWFGDPFIFDLVQDEFKRGYYRGIGEFHISGKAADTEWVRKTVDFAVEHDLYLHAHADDVAVEILMRHNPRARIIWAHTGFGLSTDRVAEMLTKYPKLWGELSYRGGITDGGSKLTAEWRALFERFPDRFLLGSDTWINERWDSYGQIMAGYRAWLAQLPPKVAAQIAHGNARALFGGER
- a CDS encoding efflux RND transporter permease subunit, which codes for MTLSELCIRRPVMTTLITASIIAFGIFGFRLLPVSALPRVDFPTIAVTATLPGASADTMAASVAGVIERQLSTIAGISSMSSNSSQGTSVITIQFDLNRNIDAAALDVQTALTIAQRRLPIEMKIPPSFRKVNPAEFPVLFVVLGSSTLPLSTVNEYAEITLGQTISQIPGVAQVSVYGAQRFAIRVQADPEAAAARGLSLDDIRNAVSAANSSTPVGTLNGPKQDVALQASGQMDKAMDYRQIVVAWRNGSPVKLDEVARIYDSVENDKIASWLNGDRSIVLGIQKQPDANTVAVVDSILAKLPTLRAQIPPSVSINVLMDRSVSIRQAVADVEETLLIAVGLVILVIFLFLRSASATFIPALAVPISLIGTCAVMYALDYSINNMTLLALTLSVGFVVDDAIVMLENIVRHIEHGMRPFEAALKGAREIGFTIISITFSLIAVFIPVLLMGGIVGRVFREFAVTVSVAIIVSGFVSLTLTPMLCARVLRAHDATKRPNIVLRAFEAMFDSWLRAYEWTLDWVLARKFLMLMVTFATLFGTVYLYMIVPKGFFPQEDTGFLIGVTEAATDTSFAAMTERQQALVEVLKSDPAIEYINSTVGAGGPNTTANYGRLFVALKPKKERDHLNAIIARLRANARKIPGIQAFFQPIQNLNIGGRISKSQYQYVMQSGDTDSLYRLAPEMRDKIEKLPGLFDVTTDLYIKNPQMTVDIDREKAAVYGVTVDQVRNQLYNAYGSRQVGTIYMPSNDYQIILEVQPQFKVDPSDLSKLYMKTQNGQTIPLSAVAKLVPSVGPLQINHQAQQPAVTISFNLAPGYSLGYAVDKITELEQASNLPATIATGFSGTAQVFQDSLRGQGVLILAAVFAAFVILGILYESFIHPITIISGLPSAGIGAILTLMLFGMEMSVIAMIGIVMLVGIVKKNAIMMVDFALERRRVGLSAEHAIREAALLRFRPIMMTTFAAIFGTLPIALGAGAGAELRQPLGIAVVGGLCLSQLLTLYITPVIYIYLDRVDRRLRRKLEPQLEEPGEERPHVVAAE
- a CDS encoding efflux RND transporter periplasmic adaptor subunit; the protein is MKKRSVILLVGAIAIATAAGFITRSSWMGGSSNAQGPQRPRMVSVELAKAERKSMPVDVDAIGMVTPISSVALKSRLETTILAVHFEDGAKVNEGDLLFTLDSRQIDAQIEQAEGVLAKDQAQLEGAQRDLRRFNDLVGKGATTQVNVDNARTQSDILTGTIKADQAALDNLKVQKSYTTIRAPFSGRIGVANVKVGNFVRPADTTPLAVINQMAPVYVTFSVPQRVLVDLRDAMAKGGSGVTATIPGRQHSESGKVAMVENTVDQTTGMVTVRGVMANENEALWPGTLVATKLIIRSEDSVVVPTVAVQRSQSGNFVFVVMDGAAKVQPVKVDRTAQGMSVISEGLEGGEDVVVDGQLLLSDGTRVEPRAKKAGA
- the xth gene encoding exodeoxyribonuclease III — protein: MRVATWNVNSIRQRLEHLLTWLRECSPDIVCLQEIKCVDDAFPRLEIEALGYNVVTHGQKTFNGVALLSKLPFDETKSGLAGDDDDAHARFLEGVVTLKTGVMRIACLYLPNGNPPDTDKYPYKLKWMSRLLEYSKERLKAEEPLVLAGDFNVIPAAADVYNPAAWGNDALFRPQTREAFQSLLGLGLTDALRAVTDEPGLYTFWDYQAGAWQKNWGLRIDHLLLSPQASDRLTNVGIDSYVRAWEKPSDHVPVWADFDLETA
- a CDS encoding GNAT family N-acetyltransferase, which produces MSGSGAAKLEIRDAAPEDAAAACHVLRESISQLCVADHGNDPVILNAWLANKTPEIVAGWTRQKGNSLLLAVEGDAVLAVGAVTDGGEIRLNYVAPNARFRGVSRALLRALEARAAGRGNRRCMLTSTETAHRFYQSAGYIDDGAPTGKFGTAGGYPMSKEIVAES
- a CDS encoding tetratricopeptide repeat protein codes for the protein MRTSRRIILALMLGATPVAAPGFAFDGAPVKPDATLPMMNQPAAAQAVTAQALKKAPASAPTATAVAAPSLNSLQYAAEGGHPVAQWKLGRMYADGNGVVQDDLRAFEYFSRIANAHAEDSPSAPQATIVANAFVALGRYYLNGIPNSKIKPDTDRAREMFSYAASYFGNADAQYDLARLYLKTPDASRDDFRYGARWLGLAAQKGQHQAQAMLGQMLFNGDRLPRQAARGLMWLTLARDNAAPEETWIRESYNRAFAKASDDDRATALQMLEHWVQGKRD
- the ilvD gene encoding dihydroxy-acid dehydratase; amino-acid sequence: MDAKTDIKKRLPSRHVTEGPERAPHRSYLYAMGLTTQQIHQPFVGVASCWNEAAPCNISLMRQAQAVKKGVAAAGGTPREFCTITVTDGIAMGHDGMRSSLPSRECIADSVELTVRGHAYDALVGLAGCDKSLPGMMMAMVRLNVPSIFIYGGSILPGNFRGQQVTVQDMFEAVGKHSVGEMSDADLDEIERVACPSAGACGAQFTANTMATVSEAIGLALPYSAGAPAPYEIRDAFCAAAGEKVLELIAANIRPRDIVTRRSLENAAAVVAASGGSTNAALHLPAIAHECGIKFDLFDVAEIFKKTPYVADLKPGGRYVAKDMFEVGGIPLLMKTLLDNGHLHGDCLTVTGRTIAENLKSVKWNPHQDVVRPADNPITVTGGVVGLKGNLAPEGAIVKVAGMSKLKFTGPARCFDREEDAFDSVQKRTYKEGEVIVIRYEGPRGGPGMREMLSTTAALTGQGMGGKVALITDGRFSGATRGFCIGHVGPEAAVGGPIALLQNGDIIEIDAEVGTLNVKLTDAELAERKTKWVPRQTNHTSGALWKYAQQVGPAVDGAVTHPGGAHEKQCYADI